Proteins from a single region of Synechococcus sp. WH 8109:
- the rplA gene encoding 50S ribosomal protein L1, which produces MPKISKRLASLAGKIEDRAYAPLEAIALVKDNANAKFDETMEAHVRLGIDPKYTDQQLRTTVALPNGTGQSVRIAVVTRGEKVAEAKAAGAELAGEEDLVESISKGEMDFDLLIATPDMMPKVAKLGRVLGPRGLMPNPKAGTVTTDLESAIKESKAGKLEFRADRTGIVHVRFGKASFSADALLQNLKTLQETIDRNKPSGSKGRYWKSLYVTSTMGPSVEVDFSALQDIEQGS; this is translated from the coding sequence ATGCCCAAAATCTCCAAGCGCCTGGCCAGCCTGGCCGGCAAGATTGAGGACCGTGCCTACGCACCCCTCGAGGCGATTGCCCTGGTCAAGGACAACGCCAATGCGAAATTCGACGAGACGATGGAGGCCCATGTGCGCCTCGGCATCGATCCGAAGTACACCGACCAGCAGCTGCGCACCACCGTGGCTCTGCCCAACGGCACCGGTCAGTCCGTGCGCATCGCCGTGGTGACCCGCGGTGAGAAGGTGGCTGAAGCCAAAGCCGCCGGCGCCGAACTCGCCGGTGAAGAAGACCTGGTTGAAAGCATCAGCAAGGGCGAAATGGATTTCGACCTGTTGATTGCCACCCCCGACATGATGCCCAAGGTGGCCAAGTTGGGTCGGGTTCTCGGCCCACGTGGCTTGATGCCCAACCCCAAAGCTGGCACCGTCACCACGGACCTCGAGTCCGCGATCAAGGAATCCAAGGCCGGCAAACTGGAATTCCGTGCCGACCGCACCGGCATCGTCCACGTCCGCTTCGGCAAGGCCAGCTTCAGTGCCGATGCCCTGCTGCAGAACCTCAAGACCCTGCAGGAAACCATCGACCGTAACAAGCCCAGCGGGTCCAAAGGCCGCTACTGGAAGTCCCTGTATGTGACCTCCACCATGGGTCCTTCCGTTGAAGTCGATTTCTCTGCTCTGCAGGACATCGAGCAGGGGAGCTGA
- a CDS encoding quinone-dependent dihydroorotate dehydrogenase, with the protein MSPSSSAGPLSSGAFYQRWLGPVLARDDGLDAEQLSRTALTALGQASLRRRWPGVSTVLDGLAADLQRRDLRLEQVLFGCRFPNPVGLAAGFDKNGVAAGIWDRFGFGFAEVGTVTWHGQPGNPKPRLFRLAKEQAALNRMGFNNDGAKALVKTLERQRLDPPGRRPAVLGINVGKSKITALEQAPDDYAASLELLSSLADYAVINVSSPNTPGLRDLQDTAQLRRLVERLRRLPACPPLLVKIAPDLDDESIDAVARLAFEEGLAGVIAVNTSLNRLGLEQRRLTQTGRTLAEEAGGLSGAPLRQRAQEVIRRLRASAGPALPLIGVGGIDSAQVAWERITAGASLVQLYTGWIFQGPDLVPRILDGLLLQLDRHGLRTIAEASGSGLPWQE; encoded by the coding sequence ATGTCGCCGTCCTCTTCGGCCGGACCGCTCAGCAGCGGTGCCTTTTATCAGCGTTGGCTTGGCCCGGTGTTGGCACGGGATGACGGCCTAGACGCTGAACAGCTGTCGCGCACTGCCCTCACGGCGCTGGGTCAGGCAAGCCTGCGGCGCCGCTGGCCAGGGGTGTCCACGGTGCTGGATGGCCTTGCGGCGGATCTGCAACGGCGTGATCTGCGCCTGGAACAGGTGCTGTTTGGCTGCCGCTTCCCCAACCCGGTGGGTTTGGCAGCGGGGTTCGACAAGAACGGTGTGGCGGCTGGTATCTGGGATCGCTTCGGCTTTGGCTTCGCCGAGGTGGGCACGGTCACCTGGCATGGCCAGCCGGGCAACCCCAAACCACGCCTGTTCCGTCTGGCGAAGGAGCAGGCCGCGTTGAACCGAATGGGATTCAACAACGATGGCGCCAAGGCGCTGGTGAAAACGCTGGAGCGTCAACGCTTGGACCCGCCCGGCCGGCGGCCGGCGGTGCTGGGGATCAATGTGGGTAAATCCAAGATCACGGCCCTGGAGCAGGCACCGGACGACTACGCGGCGTCCCTGGAGTTGTTGTCCTCCTTGGCGGACTATGCGGTGATCAACGTCAGCTCTCCCAACACCCCCGGATTGCGGGATCTGCAGGACACAGCCCAGTTGCGGCGTCTGGTGGAACGGCTACGCCGGCTGCCGGCCTGCCCGCCTCTGTTGGTGAAGATCGCGCCGGATTTGGACGATGAATCGATTGATGCAGTAGCCCGATTGGCCTTTGAGGAGGGTCTGGCTGGGGTGATCGCGGTCAACACCAGTCTCAATCGGCTGGGCCTGGAGCAACGGCGGCTGACGCAGACCGGGCGCACTCTGGCGGAGGAGGCCGGTGGTCTCAGCGGTGCCCCTCTGCGTCAGCGGGCCCAGGAGGTGATCCGCCGCTTGCGGGCCAGTGCTGGTCCGGCGTTGCCGTTGATCGGTGTGGGTGGGATTGACTCGGCACAAGTGGCTTGGGAGCGCATCACCGCAGGGGCTTCATTGGTGCAGCTCTACACCGGCTGGATATTTCAGGGGCCGGATCTTGTGCCGCGGATTCTTGACGGTCTTCTGCTGCAGTTGGACCGCCACGGTCTGCGCACCATTGCAGAAGCATCCGGCAGCGGTTTGCCCTGGCAAGAGTGA
- a CDS encoding DUF3747 domain-containing protein has product MSRTYLRAAGLTAVGLVAAGLSQESTARALFDSAAVPEEHFAVLAQPIGRAQWKLLVLEQIKAQPRCWRARQDGLVEPSLNRFNFSGICKRYLDSNGYSLRSGGQDLGTRFRFRLKPSGASLRLEALDPQQRAPLLVGQASIPARRDPNGFVTLKLEPGWALERRIYQGRQLNHLYFAHHDPVNRLLALASSRGQRSGFQRLGAPIAPIAPPPLPTARATHRRNTRLASNAPIRLQVIPYRR; this is encoded by the coding sequence ATGAGCCGAACCTACCTGCGGGCGGCTGGTCTGACTGCCGTGGGGCTCGTAGCGGCCGGTCTGTCGCAGGAGAGCACCGCAAGGGCCTTGTTTGACAGCGCTGCGGTGCCGGAGGAGCACTTCGCTGTGCTGGCACAACCCATTGGCAGAGCCCAGTGGAAACTGCTGGTGCTGGAACAGATCAAAGCCCAACCGCGCTGCTGGAGGGCACGCCAGGACGGACTGGTGGAGCCCAGCCTGAATCGCTTTAACTTCAGCGGTATCTGCAAGCGCTACCTGGACAGCAATGGCTACTCGCTGCGCAGCGGTGGCCAAGACCTTGGAACCCGCTTTCGCTTCCGGCTCAAGCCATCCGGCGCATCGCTGAGGCTCGAGGCCCTCGACCCCCAGCAACGGGCACCACTGCTGGTGGGTCAGGCTTCAATACCAGCTCGCCGCGATCCCAACGGGTTCGTGACCTTGAAGCTGGAACCGGGCTGGGCCTTGGAACGTCGGATTTACCAGGGTCGCCAGCTGAACCACCTGTACTTCGCGCATCACGACCCGGTGAACCGGCTGCTCGCGCTGGCCAGCAGCCGCGGCCAACGTTCAGGCTTTCAGCGGTTGGGAGCGCCGATAGCGCCGATCGCACCACCGCCGTTGCCCACTGCAAGAGCAACACACCGACGTAACACACGCCTGGCCAGCAATGCCCCGATCCGACTGCAGGTGATCCCTTATCGCCGCTGA
- the rplL gene encoding 50S ribosomal protein L7/L12, which translates to MSAKTDEILESLKSLSLLEASELVKQIEEAFGVSAAASAGVVMAAPGAAGGGGDAVEEKTEFDVILEGFDASAKIKVLKAVREATGLGLGDAKALVEAAPKAVKEGVSKEDAEAAKKAIEEAGGKVTLK; encoded by the coding sequence ATGTCTGCAAAAACCGACGAAATTCTCGAATCGCTGAAATCCCTCTCCCTGCTTGAAGCTTCCGAGCTGGTTAAGCAGATCGAAGAGGCCTTCGGTGTTTCCGCCGCAGCATCTGCTGGTGTTGTGATGGCTGCCCCTGGCGCTGCTGGTGGCGGTGGCGATGCCGTTGAAGAGAAGACCGAATTCGACGTGATCCTGGAAGGCTTCGACGCCTCCGCCAAGATCAAGGTCCTCAAGGCCGTCCGTGAGGCCACCGGTCTGGGTCTGGGCGACGCCAAGGCTCTGGTCGAGGCTGCTCCCAAGGCCGTCAAGGAAGGTGTCTCCAAGGAAGACGCCGAGGCTGCGAAGAAAGCCATCGAAGAAGCAGGCGGCAAGGTCACTCTCAAGTGA
- a CDS encoding NAD(P)-dependent oxidoreductase, translating to MTKGDLSLGFIGLGALGLPMAINLYRAGFPLRVHTRSRKPETNPELEGATPCSSPAEASTGVDVLLLCVSDDAAVEEVLFGANGAASQLGTGSVVLDCSTIAPATAQHCAERLARQNVHYLDAPVTGGTEGAQRGCLTVLVGGASETLERVRPILEVIGGTIHHFGSVGRGQQVKAVNQVLVAGSYAAVAEAVSLGQRLELPMPQVIDALKNGAAGSWALEHRSTAMVEGSYPLGFRLSLHRKDLGIALDAAKAVQLDLPVTTLVEQLELDLIQNGHGDEDVSALHRWNQTRQRS from the coding sequence GGCTTCATTGGACTGGGGGCACTCGGTTTGCCCATGGCGATCAACCTGTACCGCGCTGGTTTTCCACTGCGGGTGCACACCCGCAGCCGCAAACCCGAAACCAATCCGGAGCTCGAGGGTGCAACCCCATGTTCCAGCCCAGCAGAAGCGAGCACCGGCGTGGATGTGCTGCTGCTTTGCGTCAGCGACGATGCAGCCGTTGAGGAGGTGCTGTTCGGAGCCAACGGGGCCGCATCACAGCTGGGCACCGGCAGCGTGGTGCTGGATTGCTCCACCATTGCTCCCGCCACAGCCCAACACTGTGCGGAGCGCCTGGCACGCCAGAACGTCCACTACCTGGATGCCCCGGTCACCGGCGGCACGGAAGGGGCCCAACGCGGCTGCCTCACGGTGCTGGTGGGAGGAGCCAGCGAAACTTTAGAGCGGGTACGGCCCATCCTGGAGGTAATTGGAGGCACCATTCATCACTTCGGAAGCGTGGGGCGGGGGCAGCAGGTGAAAGCGGTGAACCAGGTGCTGGTGGCTGGCAGCTATGCCGCCGTAGCTGAGGCGGTGTCCCTAGGCCAGCGTTTGGAGCTGCCCATGCCCCAGGTGATCGATGCCCTCAAAAACGGTGCAGCCGGCTCCTGGGCCCTCGAACATCGCAGCACCGCCATGGTGGAGGGCAGCTATCCCCTCGGCTTCCGGCTGAGCCTGCATCGCAAGGATCTCGGCATCGCCCTCGATGCAGCCAAGGCCGTCCAGCTGGATCTCCCAGTCACGACGCTGGTGGAACAGCTGGAACTGGATCTGATCCAGAACGGCCACGGCGATGAGGACGTGTCCGCCCTGCACCGCTGGAACCAAACAAGACAGCGGAGCTAG
- the secE gene encoding preprotein translocase subunit SecE, whose product MTSPISEDTTTSDGSKAAADSTKSGGFLADTVDELKLVVWPSRQQLFSESIAVILMVSLSAATIAAVSRFFGWASSQVFR is encoded by the coding sequence GTGACCAGCCCCATCTCTGAGGACACCACCACTTCCGACGGCTCAAAAGCCGCTGCCGATTCCACCAAATCCGGTGGTTTTTTGGCAGACACGGTTGATGAGCTGAAACTCGTGGTCTGGCCCAGCCGCCAGCAACTGTTCAGCGAATCCATCGCTGTGATCCTGATGGTCAGCCTTTCGGCCGCCACCATCGCGGCTGTCAGTCGCTTCTTTGGGTGGGCTTCGTCCCAGGTGTTCCGCTGA
- the nusG gene encoding transcription termination/antitermination protein NusG, with protein MPDDLTTPDAPEVLDLPAPNEGEEGTLPAAAVANTAIARWYAVQVASSCEKKVKATLEQRAVTLGVSNRILEIEIPQTPAVKLKKDGTRQSTEEKVFPGYVLVRMVLDEDTMMAVRSTPNVINFVGAEDRRATGKARGHIKPRPLSRSEVDRIFKRAAEKKTVVKVDLTEGDQILVTAGPFKDFQGEVIEVSGERNKLKALLSIFGRETPVELEFSQISKQN; from the coding sequence GTGCCCGACGACCTGACCACACCGGACGCCCCTGAGGTGCTTGATCTGCCGGCCCCGAATGAGGGGGAAGAAGGCACCTTGCCTGCGGCGGCTGTCGCCAACACGGCCATCGCCCGTTGGTACGCCGTTCAGGTGGCTTCCAGCTGCGAGAAGAAGGTCAAGGCCACGCTCGAGCAACGGGCCGTCACCCTCGGGGTGAGCAACCGAATTCTCGAAATCGAGATTCCCCAGACCCCTGCCGTCAAGCTGAAGAAGGACGGCACCCGTCAGTCCACCGAGGAGAAGGTCTTCCCCGGTTATGTCCTGGTCCGGATGGTGCTGGATGAGGACACGATGATGGCGGTGCGGAGCACCCCGAACGTGATCAATTTCGTCGGTGCTGAAGACCGGCGCGCCACCGGTAAGGCCCGTGGTCACATCAAGCCTCGTCCCCTCAGCCGCTCTGAGGTGGATCGCATCTTCAAGCGCGCTGCCGAGAAGAAGACCGTCGTCAAGGTGGATCTCACCGAAGGGGATCAGATCCTGGTGACCGCTGGTCCGTTCAAGGACTTCCAAGGCGAGGTGATCGAGGTGTCCGGCGAGCGCAACAAGCTCAAGGCCCTGCTCTCCATCTTCGGTCGCGAGACCCCGGTGGAGCTGGAGTTTTCTCAGATCAGCAAACAGAACTGA
- a CDS encoding threonine-phosphate decarboxylase — protein sequence MGVDMRHGGNREAVAARLNCRPSQLLDASASLAPWSLRSVRIPRDAIRDYPDRGQTTLCQVIARLHGLDPDALLPGNGAAELFTWAARDAAAAGVSALLAPGFSDYRRALQCWGASWIDTPSLLSWRHTGPMAHPRLEAPVAWICNPHNPTGQLWSRASLEQLVATHALVICDEAFLPLVPNGEQQSLIPLVAEHSNLVVIRSLTKLYGIAGLRLGYAVAQPQRLQRWAEWRDPWPVNGIALAVGERLLSSPRRYRSWCARVQRWTATEGAWMQRQLAALPGITPTPSAVNYLLIRANRSLVPLREALEQRHRILVRDCRSFEGLGETWLRIGLQSRCNNRRIVRAMRKELKRSPLA from the coding sequence ATGGGCGTCGACATGCGCCATGGCGGCAATCGCGAAGCTGTCGCTGCAAGATTGAATTGCCGGCCTTCGCAGCTGCTGGATGCCAGTGCCTCTTTAGCCCCCTGGAGCCTGCGTTCCGTCCGTATTCCCCGGGACGCTATCCGCGACTATCCAGATCGGGGTCAGACGACCTTGTGCCAGGTGATTGCACGTCTGCATGGGCTCGATCCTGACGCTTTGCTCCCCGGAAACGGGGCGGCAGAGTTGTTCACTTGGGCGGCCCGAGATGCGGCGGCGGCGGGGGTCAGTGCTCTGCTGGCGCCTGGGTTCTCCGACTATCGGCGGGCTTTGCAGTGCTGGGGTGCCTCCTGGATTGATACCCCCTCTCTTTTGAGTTGGAGACACACCGGCCCTATGGCGCATCCGCGGTTGGAGGCGCCGGTGGCCTGGATCTGCAACCCTCACAACCCCACAGGACAGCTTTGGAGTCGTGCGTCATTGGAGCAGCTGGTGGCAACCCATGCGCTGGTGATTTGCGATGAGGCTTTTCTGCCGTTGGTGCCCAATGGAGAGCAGCAGTCGTTGATTCCCTTGGTGGCTGAGCATTCGAACCTGGTGGTGATCCGCAGCCTCACCAAGCTCTATGGCATTGCTGGCTTGCGTTTGGGCTATGCCGTTGCGCAGCCCCAGCGTCTGCAGCGTTGGGCCGAGTGGCGGGATCCCTGGCCCGTGAATGGCATCGCTCTGGCTGTTGGCGAACGGTTGTTGTCATCGCCGCGGCGTTACCGCTCTTGGTGCGCGCGCGTGCAGCGTTGGACGGCAACGGAGGGGGCGTGGATGCAGCGGCAATTGGCTGCGTTGCCGGGCATTACCCCGACGCCGTCGGCGGTTAACTACTTGCTGATTCGGGCGAACCGATCCCTCGTGCCATTGCGGGAGGCATTGGAGCAAAGGCATCGCATTCTTGTGCGTGATTGCCGTTCCTTTGAGGGTTTGGGAGAGACCTGGCTGCGGATCGGATTGCAATCGCGGTGCAACAACCGCCGTATCGTGAGGGCAATGCGTAAGGAGTTGAAGCGCAGCCCTCTGGCTTGA
- the murG gene encoding undecaprenyldiphospho-muramoylpentapeptide beta-N-acetylglucosaminyltransferase, translating into MTRLLIAASGTGGHLFPALAVAEAVESHWPVRWLGVPDRLETQLVPKRFGLVCVNAGGLQGRGLTKLLQLLRLLLASVSVRRVIRRNAIDVVFTTGGYIAAPAILAARWCGIPVVLHESNAIPGRVTRLLGRFCSAVAIGLPAAANRIPRSQPVLTGTPVRSSFLAPQPLPGWVPSGEGPLLVVMGGSQGAVGLNRMVRAAVPALLEQGCHVVHLTGDNDPNFGQLQHPQLVERRFSDEIPGLLQHADLAISRAGAGSLSELAVCGTPAVLVPFPQAADKHQEANAACAASLGAAVIVHQHEPEQPVLFNTVQRLLAAQLGHASTTDDPLAQMREGMAALAERDAERQLAGLLHSLVA; encoded by the coding sequence ATGACCCGGCTTCTGATCGCCGCCAGCGGCACCGGCGGCCATCTCTTTCCCGCCCTGGCAGTTGCGGAAGCCGTTGAAAGTCATTGGCCCGTACGCTGGCTTGGGGTGCCCGATCGGCTCGAAACGCAGCTGGTGCCGAAGCGTTTTGGTTTGGTGTGCGTGAACGCCGGCGGGCTGCAGGGACGCGGACTCACCAAGCTGCTGCAGCTGCTGCGGCTGTTGCTGGCGAGCGTCAGCGTGCGGCGGGTGATCCGCCGAAACGCAATCGATGTAGTGTTCACCACTGGTGGGTACATCGCCGCCCCCGCGATCCTCGCGGCGCGTTGGTGCGGCATTCCCGTGGTGCTGCATGAATCCAATGCCATCCCGGGGCGGGTCACTCGCTTGCTGGGTCGCTTCTGCAGTGCGGTGGCCATTGGCCTCCCCGCGGCTGCGAACCGCATCCCTCGCAGCCAGCCGGTGCTGACTGGCACACCGGTGCGTTCCAGCTTTCTGGCCCCACAACCCCTCCCGGGCTGGGTCCCTTCCGGGGAGGGGCCGCTACTGGTGGTAATGGGCGGCAGTCAAGGCGCCGTCGGCCTCAACCGGATGGTGCGCGCCGCGGTGCCGGCATTGTTGGAGCAGGGCTGCCACGTGGTTCACCTCACCGGCGACAACGATCCCAACTTTGGGCAGCTGCAGCACCCACAACTGGTGGAGCGACGCTTCAGCGATGAGATTCCCGGGTTGCTGCAACATGCCGACCTGGCCATCAGCCGCGCGGGGGCCGGCAGCCTCAGTGAACTTGCGGTCTGCGGTACCCCAGCCGTACTGGTGCCATTCCCGCAGGCGGCGGACAAACACCAGGAGGCCAATGCCGCCTGCGCCGCATCGCTTGGTGCGGCCGTGATCGTGCATCAACACGAGCCGGAGCAGCCGGTGTTGTTCAACACCGTGCAGCGGCTCCTGGCAGCGCAGCTCGGACACGCCAGCACTACAGATGATCCACTCGCCCAGATGCGTGAAGGAATGGCTGCCTTGGCGGAACGGGATGCCGAAAGGCAACTGGCCGGCTTGCTTCACAGCCTGGTGGCCTAA
- the rnhA gene encoding ribonuclease HI, translating into MAEGRGRVVAAATDGACSGNPGPGGWGALLRFEDGSVEEFGGHAPDTTNNRMELQAALEVLQRLEQLPRHPDLTLRTDSKYLIDGLGSWIKGWKRKGWKTAAGKPVLNQDLWKALDAARLDDVPLRYVKGHSGDPDNERVDRIAVAFSHNAQPGLALKQGSSELSAAEVAPEAPSEVAPKPLLQLLSRLELADRLAQGGYSLSLLELEQLVEKPLKQLETKAESWIWRDWIVEPQAEGRWTLQRREAGSEES; encoded by the coding sequence ATGGCGGAAGGACGGGGACGGGTGGTGGCTGCAGCAACGGATGGTGCCTGCAGCGGCAACCCAGGTCCGGGAGGTTGGGGCGCGTTGTTGCGTTTTGAAGACGGCAGTGTCGAGGAATTCGGTGGCCATGCGCCCGATACCACCAACAACCGCATGGAACTGCAGGCGGCGTTGGAGGTGTTGCAACGGCTTGAGCAGCTGCCCCGTCATCCGGATCTCACCCTGCGCACCGACAGCAAATATCTGATTGATGGCCTGGGCTCCTGGATCAAAGGCTGGAAGCGCAAAGGCTGGAAAACGGCTGCGGGTAAGCCCGTGCTCAACCAGGACCTCTGGAAGGCCTTGGATGCGGCTCGTCTGGATGATGTTCCCCTGCGCTACGTCAAGGGCCACAGCGGTGATCCAGACAACGAACGGGTGGATCGCATCGCCGTGGCGTTCTCCCATAACGCCCAGCCCGGCTTGGCTCTGAAGCAGGGATCTTCGGAGCTGTCTGCCGCCGAGGTCGCGCCAGAAGCCCCATCTGAGGTTGCCCCCAAGCCTTTGCTGCAGCTGTTGTCCCGGTTGGAGCTGGCTGATCGTCTGGCGCAGGGTGGCTACAGCTTGTCGCTGCTGGAGCTGGAGCAGCTGGTGGAAAAGCCGCTCAAGCAGCTGGAAACCAAGGCTGAGAGCTGGATCTGGAGGGATTGGATTGTCGAGCCCCAGGCGGAAGGTCGTTGGACCCTGCAACGTCGCGAGGCAGGATCAGAAGAGTCCTGA
- the rplK gene encoding 50S ribosomal protein L11: MAKKVVAVIKLALDAGKANPAPPVGPALGQHGVNIMMFCKEYNARTQDKAGYVIPVEISVFEDRSFTFITKTPPASVLITKAAKIQKGSGESAKGSVGSISRAQLEEIAKTKLPDLNCTSVESAMRIIEGTARNMGVSISD, encoded by the coding sequence ATGGCCAAGAAAGTCGTAGCTGTGATCAAGCTGGCCCTAGATGCCGGCAAAGCCAACCCCGCGCCGCCGGTGGGCCCTGCCCTCGGTCAGCACGGTGTGAACATCATGATGTTCTGCAAGGAGTACAACGCTCGGACGCAGGACAAAGCCGGTTATGTGATTCCGGTGGAGATTTCGGTCTTCGAAGACCGCAGCTTCACCTTCATCACCAAGACGCCTCCGGCGTCGGTGCTGATCACCAAGGCCGCAAAGATCCAAAAGGGATCCGGTGAGTCCGCCAAGGGCAGTGTTGGATCGATCAGTCGGGCTCAGCTCGAGGAGATCGCCAAGACCAAGCTCCCCGACCTCAACTGCACCAGCGTTGAGTCCGCCATGCGGATCATCGAAGGCACCGCCCGCAACATGGGCGTTTCCATCAGCGACTGA
- the rplJ gene encoding 50S ribosomal protein L10 — translation MGRTLENKQQIVGELKELLADAELALVLDFKGLSIKEMSDLRDRLRASDSVCKVTKNTLMRRAIDGDSNWASLDSLLTGTNAFVLVKGDVGAGVKAVQTFQKELKKSETKGGLFEGKLLSQDEIKAIADLPSKEQLMAQIAGAINAVATKVAVGINEVPSGMARALKQHAEGGEG, via the coding sequence ATGGGCCGCACGCTGGAGAACAAGCAGCAGATCGTCGGAGAGCTCAAAGAGCTCCTCGCCGACGCCGAACTGGCACTTGTCCTTGATTTCAAGGGCCTGTCCATCAAGGAAATGTCTGACCTGCGGGATCGTCTGCGGGCCAGCGACAGCGTTTGCAAGGTGACCAAAAACACCTTGATGCGCCGTGCCATTGATGGTGACAGCAACTGGGCCAGCCTCGATTCCCTGCTGACCGGAACCAACGCCTTCGTCCTGGTGAAGGGCGATGTTGGTGCCGGTGTGAAGGCCGTTCAGACCTTCCAGAAGGAACTCAAGAAGTCCGAGACCAAGGGCGGCCTTTTCGAAGGCAAGCTCTTGTCTCAGGACGAGATCAAAGCCATTGCAGATCTCCCCTCCAAGGAGCAGCTCATGGCTCAGATCGCCGGTGCCATCAACGCCGTGGCCACGAAGGTCGCTGTGGGCATCAACGAGGTTCCCTCTGGTATGGCCAGGGCACTCAAGCAGCACGCCGAAGGCGGCGAAGGCTGA